The DNA sequence aaacattgcatgtgtaaatgtcactttaaagatggtttgtgacgacgaatttctttatggttatacttgtatttgtaactgtataaaatttgtgggcagacagctggaaatctgtcagtggcctTTCACTTACAAGTACAGGCTGGGATAAATTTTACTCGCTAATCGAAGAGATGGACATTTTCAGAATCCAGAggtgtcagtccgacatacctagacgtacatcgtggcagaacttttatcgctgaatgtacttcattgatattgaacaagtaacttctgatattttattataaatctgactattaaaacacgggctaaagattctgaggaaatgtatgcaatgtatgatatatactaatttcagtcataCAACACGTACAATCTtggaaaatgggggggggggtctagttagaataatctaactgcgtCTCGGGAAAGGCCCTTCACTTTAACTatagaacattctatcggggggggggggggggtcctcctccacttacaacattaattttctattatttttacatgcaaagttggttattttcacgtgtatgaagtaaacctatgcattgggattttgttgttaatgttaaaatatttgttggcgtgattactgtaaaattatacagcaatatctttgcggccttctgcactgttgataatgacgcttctcgaatatactacccggaagtcttaaactactgttacgcaagcACACTACGtcccggatcaaggaaagataactcatgttttcggattggcctatagggattgtattttttttttttacgatagACTAGCATTCTTGCTTCCTTGCCAAAGTCGCTAAAATATTAATTCCGCTAAAAAAAAAGTACACATACAGTAATTTACCGATGTGATTATTTGAGAGGAATAAACAGTAAAACAGTACacatttgaatttaatttgaCTTGACTTTGGAAAGAAATATACAAACTAATTTGATTAACATTTTATCGTTTTAGGCTTCTGAAATTGTTGGGGTCAAATTAAAGGAACCAGAAAAAGAGCCCGAAGTGGCaattaaaattgaagaaaaaactGCAGAAACTGAAACCAAGAAAACTCCCAAGAGATCCTCCATTACACCCAGAAATCCATCGCTTAGATCGATTCAACCTAAAGTGGACTCTGTGTGGAAGAAAGGCGATAAAGCGATTATACCCAAAAGGCACCACGAAGAAACCGTGCCATCTTCCTCAGACCGGTTTATTTGGCCCAAACGATAGCGTCCATATTGGATTACTGCATATTCATAAGAAATGATGGATTTTGCTTAAATTTCACAGCGAGCAGACGCTAAAGTCAGAGTTTACCTCAGATACATTGGGGCTCGCTTTCTGTATTCGTGTTGTGTTACGATTTTATATTCTACTATAATTTCAGATGCAATATTTGCACTATGATTATGGCGAAATACCGGTGACAGTACTGAGTAGTCTATTTTTTTGGTAGCTCGCTTCTCATGTCCGGGATGTCCGGGGTTCGATTCTCGATCCTGGTGCAGCTTCAAACCCGAAACGATAACAAGAGTGACTGTTCCTTCTCCAAGGACTCggcattaaaagtgaaagtaaaagtCATGCTGTGATCTCAAAAACGAATTCTCGTGTCGCATTTGGCTTTAATATGATCTAAAGTAACCCTTATTTGATGCAACCTTCAGCACTCTGCATAGGTTACATGTAAACTTCActtacagctagtgacgtcgaTATGTATGTGAAGAATACTCGAATTGAGTGTaagccacatacatgtataataccgTAGAAATTGATAAGAAACAATTTATGTTCCAAGTTTACTTATATGGTCATTAAATTTTGCTCTGACCAATCAGTTCTGTCTGGAGATCGCTacttaaatttatatttatccctttttaaaatctaaatccTATGTCGATGGTCAATTAatgatttcataattttataaaCCCCTGACAGTAATGAAAATATGTGTGCAGTTAATATTATGAAACCATGGTGTTTAAGAAAATAAAGTCTGGGTTACAAAAGTCGGAACTATTTTACCTATCAACATTCAGAACGCACACTTTCAAGCCGTTTCTCCTCTTTCtttgtatgaaaggcgaagataacgaacagggatcaatctcataacttctataagcaatataaaatagatagttgggcaaactcagacccctgggcacaccaaaggtgatatcaggtgcctaggaggagtaagcatcccctgtcgaccggtcacacccgccgtgagccctatatcctgatcaggtaaacggagttattcgtagtcaaaatcagtgtgcgaagatTCCAGTGCATCCAGTTCCCTTCACAAGAACTATTCTTAGCTATCAGATTGTTATACTACCCAAGgttatttttcaaggtataCATATAGCGATTGTCACTTCCGCAGACATATGGAGGAAAAGAGAGATTATACATTAGTTCAAATGTTCCCCCTTACAGATGAGCCCTTTTTTATTTGTGTAtaccttcaaagaagaggggcatattgttttacaCCTGTCAGTCGGTCGGCCGGTCGGTAAACCACATGTtgcccgctcaatatcttgagaaccattcacttgatcataatgatatttcatatgtgggttggttatgagtgcCGGGTAGAAGGggccctattgattttcaggtcaagagtcaatccactctggacataggaagaatATGTCTGCGcaatattttgagaactctttccttgacatacatcaaacttgaatACTTGTACattctaaggagtagatgatccctattgattttgaggtcaaaggtcaaactggacattagGAATGTGTTCAATATGTTGAGAActctgcttgacagacatcaaagttggtacatcctaaggagtagataactccatttgattttgaggtcacgtggtcaaggGTCTCTGGACATAACAAAATATCTttagaactctttgcttgacagacatcgactttggtacactggtacatcataaggagcagatgacccctattaactGTGGgttcacatgatcaaaggtcaagatggacatagtaatatattgtatcCTATactttaagaatcatttgcttgattgacaccaaccatggtacatcctaaggagtagattacccctattcAGCTAAGTACTTCGAAAAGCAAGCGATACACACGTATCTTCAAAACGAAATCCTTATTCAGTATCCAGTTTTATATTCTTTGTGGTATTTAAAAGATTGATCATTTGTTCTTTTTGAGAATAGGAAATCGGCTTGCTATATGGAAGAAGAagaccaaaacaaaaaattcaaatatttcatctgGTGCAACAATTTACACATTACTTGggatatacatataaatatagaaggaataaataacaaatgtttgaaatggtTTCAGGTCGTTTACGCTTCATAAACCACGAAAATGCGTAAAGgaccttattttttttttacacgatATCTTATCAATTCAATTCTTATTATTGCAAACAATGCACATGTATTACTGCACATTTGGTTTTTTAAATCACTGATATAATCTTTCTCatcaattgaaataaataatttttgttgaatGGATTTCTTGCACAGAAAGCGCCTTAGCAATTGTTCTAAAGATATTGCTGGTGCGCCATACATCATTTCAATAGCTTTCATATGTAACAACTTCATGTCTGTCATCAATTGTAAGTCACCTCTGGTTTCAAGCGATTGATACAATCACTGTCTGTTTCTATATGCCCCACATCTCGCACGTGCATATATCGGATGGGCAGAAGTCCATCTGGTTCGGCTTACAGTTCGTTGCACACAAGTTGTTCACGTGTTGATCCCACGCGTCTATTGCAAAGCATTTCGGTCCCCCGCCAGTGGGTGACGTATTTCCTTTCACAAAAATTCGTTTTCTGGCGGGACATGTGCACATGCACATCGACATTGGGCAATGTCCTTGTGGGCAAATAGAGCCACAGAATCGGTCGTTTGAGCGTCCATCTCCCCACATTGTATTACCTTTACAAGTCGGCTGCGCACTTTCTGCGCATTCTACATAGGCATTATCACTTCCGGTCTCACCGGCAAGCGTTGACAAAATGGCAGCGGCCGCCATGACAGACTGCGAGGTATAATACTGCCCAGCTGTTGCTGCTTGTAATGACATCGAGGGCCCGGGCTGCCGCGAGGTTCCCGCGGAATTAAAATCAAGCAAAGGGGGAGCATTGGGGGTAAGGAAATCATTGAAAAACGGATTGTAAGCTGGTCCGAAATTTTGATTTGTAGATGGTTGTTCCACGTACTGGTtttgtgttggttgctgattattCAAGGTATCAAAATGCAGTGATGGGTCAATATATAATGTACTTTGACCAATAAGATCCAGGAATACGCGATCCGCAATAGCCTCTTGAAAGTTTTCATTATTAAATGCCGATTCGTGATATTGATGTGGTTGGTACTGCTGAGCGATATCCGTGCGCGGTGTCTTGGGGATTTCTTTCCTGGTAATTGTGGTCCGTGTTACACTCAGTTTCGGCCCTTGGGTAATTGGTGCTCTGGTGGTAGCCGGCTTGGGAATGCGGCTAATAGCCTTATCCCCAATAGCTATATCTGCACAGTTCACAAAATATTCTTGCGGTCCGCATCCAAAGCATTCCTTTCCTGTTCCTTTGTCGATGCCTCTATTTTGTGCTACAATAGAAAGGAAAGCATGCATCATTATGTAATGAGGATAAATGATTtataactttgaactttgaacTTCTATTTTTTAGGATAAATGAATTAGCAtaatattgttatcaaaggttACGGTAAAGTTGTCAATAGCTGACAACGTGTGGCAGGCACCtcatattaattttcataaaaaccaCATTTACCTGCTCTCCATTTCCACTGCAGGACACACTGGGAGCACTTCAGGCCCGGCGGAAGTAGAAGTTTCATATCCAACATGAGAGTTTTCTCATCATAGATCATGTATCGTTTCCCGTATCCCATTATGTTTAACACGTGTTTCTCTAAGCAAGCTTCTGTAATGGGGGTGTAAGGATTGTTCTGTGGACAGAGCCGGAACTCAAAATACCCCTTGTGGTTTGTTGTGAGTTCTATTGTGATATTGATCACCGATCCCACTTTATACTGTTTGGTTATAATTCCAAGAGCGTATTTCCCGCCAGCCTCGTTTTCGCGAGCCTTGAGATATGGATCACCGCATATTCCACACTTTCCATTCGCCTTTTCCATCATTTCCtgttaaaaatagaaaattgatAATATAGCTGTTACATCAATCAGCTGGAAAGTACCTaaacttgttatatagagaGGGTTCTTGTTTGCTCTGATTGTGTATTCTGTATGGGGTTTATGTATGGGATTAATCACTGAAGTCTGCACCCTTTTTTCATCATAGGAAATGAACCAGATCCAAAGTATCAGATAATATTTACGTGGGATTGTTCCAAAATGAGaaacaaaaatattctttaaaaaaactaaatttaaaaaaaaaaaaaaagcagcgTCCAATGTTATCACGCAATTCTTcgattttcttattttcaattttctgaAATTCATCTTCATGGAAATTCAAGCAATTTATATACAGTATTTGACGAATTTTCGTCATCTTACAAACAGGCCAAGTGCCCGATATACAGTCGTCACTTCGagcaaatgaaaaatatgccgACTTTCAAAGACATTTAAGAATGCATCGTCTTCTAATTGTCGAATTAAAACCTATAGAGAATTCAATTGAACCTGTTATCATCAGGAACATGTTAAACATTCCGTCCACCGGTAAGATTACACACGACGCACTTCTTTACGGTTATAATGATCGCAATCCTATTCAAGTATACATCAACAACTCGTTTCATTTACCACAAGAGGTTTGACCGCAACCAATAACTCATtcaaagacaataaatatttCAACTTTACTCGATGTGAAGGGCGGTTTTTTTGTGTCCCAGTGCACCAAGAGGTCATGATTGAAGAATCAGCGAATTTCCACACGAACTGTCcaattacatgaaaggtgaagatagcgaacagtgatcaatctcataactcctataaacaatacaaaatagatagctggacacaccagaggtgtatatttcatattcatcGATCGTGAACATTAGACAAGCTGAATACAAAATTTCCGTTACTTATGTAATATAAATAGTTTTggatatacaaatgtacttgCACTAGATTAAGTATCCTTAAAAAGGAAAATTGcatattatgaaaaaaaatatcttaaatacaCAATAGATTTTCTTATGTACTTATACTGACACATTTAGACGATGGGTGTTTAaacgtgacgtcacaattacTTTTCCCCATTCATCGAGGTCTAAGTCTAACCTACTTTAAAACACAACCAGGGGTACATTTCCTACGCCCCCTGACTACACCTGATGAATTGATAATTATATCTCCGCCTAGAAAGTGCGCTTAATTTGAATCTAAATACCgtattattacattttgcatataGTTATATATTACTTATCCAAATATCAACATACTTGCATAAAAAGTTTGGTGGCAAAcctacttaaatttttttttttttttttttttttttttttttttttttttttttacaaatttccCTTATCATCACCACCTTCTGACTCTGTACAAGTCTGTGCTCCATAAATTCCCTCCATTATCTTGTATATTTCGGATGAATTTTCACGCgtattatgtatgttgtttACTTCTTCATCATATTGTGCACTCAGGTACCATTTAGTGATTTGAGACTGAAATGGATAAATTGAAATTGACTCGCGGTGCAATCGCATTAGCAGCAGATGATAAACTGCATATAAATTATTCATCAATATATCAGCGGTAACGTGCATCGTCTATGATAAATACCCGAAGTAAAGCCGGAAGTGGAGCTATT is a window from the Ostrea edulis chromosome 5, xbOstEdul1.1, whole genome shotgun sequence genome containing:
- the LOC125651357 gene encoding uncharacterized protein LOC125651357 yields the protein MEFLFGLIALVSIFYYAEGHGRMIDPPMRSSMWRYGFNTPKNYNDNELNCGGFVEMMEKANGKCGICGDPYLKARENEAGGKYALGIITKQYKVGSVINITIELTTNHKGYFEFRLCPQNNPYTPITEACLEKHVLNIMGYGKRYMIYDEKTLMLDMKLLLPPGLKCSQCVLQWKWRAAQNRGIDKGTGKECFGCGPQEYFVNCADIAIGDKAISRIPKPATTRAPITQGPKLSVTRTTITRKEIPKTPRTDIAQQYQPHQYHESAFNNENFQEAIADRVFLDLIGQSTLYIDPSLHFDTLNNQQPTQNQYVEQPSTNQNFGPAYNPFFNDFLTPNAPPLLDFNSAGTSRQPGPSMSLQAATAGQYYTSQSVMAAAAILSTLAGETGSDNAYVECAESAQPTCKGNTMWGDGRSNDRFCGSICPQGHCPMSMCMCTCPARKRIFVKGNTSPTGGGPKCFAIDAWDQHVNNLCATNCKPNQMDFCPSDICTCEMWGI